Proteins from one Astatotilapia calliptera chromosome 8, fAstCal1.2, whole genome shotgun sequence genomic window:
- the mki67 gene encoding proliferation marker protein Ki-67 isoform X9: protein MPLHGKIVVIKRSGGDGTEFPLTAACLFGRKPDCDIRIQLPQVSKEHCRIDLNENKEVILTNLSSANPTLVNGEVLQQSERLKHGDVITIIDRSFRFEYPPAQTPKKRSAIGGKPETLKVLQDQQVGDTPIVEKGEKRFSEVSSDTCLKDGASHDNIQRSLEKTGELESKADDSLLQGKSNSPFSDLYQMIKKSLDVKTPRKSCASQLATPSSKVASPKPNSVRKGSAIFTERKSTPKKSEVLAGPGSTNGGTPASVRKQAKVPAAETAEPRAEKAENGSVIETASPRKRDGATPQKFTVNEVIEQITAETPKSPARRRSKEMSPGKTPVTKNQEEKTKASPRNSAGKGKEVSKKRKSGELGEDVPKQQAKRKRVSFGGYLSPELFDKRLPPDSPLRKGATPRRSLSLLRPKQSLLRRASVIGLLKEGSPRAKSPAKTKTPSPKKSPSKKMASPKTPTSGKKSPKSRSPSPKAASPAKKSPKSRSPSPAKKSPKSRSPSPAKKSPKSPKSRSPSPAKKSPKSRSPSPAKKSPKSPKSRSPSPAKSPKSRSPSPAKKSPKSRSPSPAKKSPKSPKSRSPSPAKSPKSRSPSPAKKSPKSRSPSPAKKSPKSPKSRSPSPAKKSPKSPKSRSPSPAKKSPKSRSPSPAKKSPKSPKSRSPSPAKKSPKSPKSRSPSPKAASPTNKSPKSRSASPKATANKSPKSKSPSPARGRSPPKVETPKTNEQQKTQRRASAPGQIPHEQVPAGKRRATVGLPGTSLESVPTVVLTPAKTPTNSGVQTPTVKGRFSVSQISTPSPIAEADKVTDQVLLPTVTPKTHKGRKSTSQKTPGAAKSAVKMHRRSGISRASIKVSNPWAHIVKFGQPKAQVVAPLKKTIGQKPKKRAVPKPQTPARNLKGYVSTGHADSPATIVVGRAHRQTVVQPTGAAPRVVTNVALFKKNMKMDEDLTGISEMFKTPVNERKRKSLIDDNSVTKTPAGGQSASVMEPSVLSTPEEPGEMIVSPLSVTSAVKGRRYNNEAVQRLLDEDQDATFIGQIQSESSERQNADLQVSTVTTPKLRPELPDSLTGVKRIMKTPKQKAEPVEDLRGKLLKTPKQKPEKQECLTGVKRIMKTPRQKAEPLEDIRGNLLKTPKQKPEQQECFTGVKRIFRTPKEKAEPLEDLQGKILKTPEVPEAGDASLGGGKELLQTPAQLQESDAKGMKTPKSSPVVHLTGVKRVMKTPVEKGAPVEDVVGVKRLMRTPRQKGEPVEANFGLKRLMKSPRLRGNAPVEDFEGLQELMEEPLTEPTVQPEAKEQGEAQMSLDSSANVVKDAMETVSQADAVLLEEAEVKTAVNADPAHEKKSVRGRRAKTVESKAAEDKQEEPVIPAPSRGRRGKKTEATAPPAVRQTRGRNAKTAVELSAEENHLPSPKVAPKPKRGRSAQQSSDEPEVAAEAERVQSHPLDVEEKANESAVPKRGRRAKQPKKSQQRNATEDVPQDTPDANVACSDQPEVLPGRADENKSDAMETVVQARQAESLLHVQTPASVQKKSVRGRRAKQAESEELEDKKEAAEIAEDPIVPTPARGERRGKKMEAVAPPAARHTKRGRNAKSQESTSETSADASAQASLINTSLSALQTEEAVVKPVRGRRAKQTPVKPAQPEPETVETASGEQSQVENSEPQKTTLPTAGKPRRGRKARQDTAEQNEVTEEVVKQAAVETNEQSQPPARVKRGRNAKQDEEKMNEPAKKIKLTRKSEEAQTELTEAQTVKMVISETTEPAQISEQASVATKPRRGGRKAKQDTESVESIEVQEVPVLSTENKPKRGRRGKPAAEETKATAESPEHKPKAEEAKNAEPLSSSMKTSRSRGVRASAKCETSQAIPAKRARRGTTVSPEEVSTESTVLVSEPAPTSVEPARKGRRGAFKSTTEEPTTTTDQKNPEAVESNAKMPKRCVKWKSHLEVFEIPKATPVKAARGKKSKAADQVNSESKNVSNDANKTEEEDLSDKAVDSRPVKRVGRGAKTAAKVEPANNPEKNVEAKTQPKTRRGRSANK from the exons ATGCCGTTGCACGGTAAGATTGTCGTGATTAAGCGGAGTGGAGGAGATGGGACTGAATTTCCTCTGACTGCAGCATGTTTATTTGGAAG GAAGCCTGACTGTGATATTCGTATTCAGCTTCCTCAAGTCTCCAAGGAGCACTGCCGGATTGACTTGAATGAGAATAAAGAG GTCATTTTGACCAATTTAAGCTCAGCAAATCCAACGCTTGTCAATGGCGAGGTTTTGCAGCAGTCTGAGCGCTTGAAGCATGGAGATGTTATAACCATTATCGACCGTTCTTTCAG GTTTGAGTATCCTCCGGCACAAACGCCAAAGAAGAGGTCTGCCATTGGAGGCAAACCTGAAACCCTCAag GTTCTTCAAGACCAGCAAGTGGGTGACACCCCTATTgtggaaaaaggagaaaagagatTCTCTGAAGTGTCATCAG atacttGTCTTAAAGATGGAGCCAGCCATGACAATATTCAGCGTTCCTTGGAGAAAACCGGAGAGTTGGAGTCCAAGGCAGATGATAGCCTGCTACAAGGCAAGAGCAACTCCCCCTTCAGCGACCTGTATCAAATGATCAAAAAATCTCTGGATGTCAAGACCCCTCGGAAATCTTGTGCCAGTCAGCTTGCAACGCCTTCCTCAAAGGTCGCCTCTCCAAAACCCAATTCGGTCAGAAAAGGTAGTGCCATTTTCACTGAGAGAAAAAGCACTCCTAAGAAAAGTGAAGTTCTAGCTGGACCTGGAAGTACAAACGGGGGAACCCCAGCGTCTGTGAGGAAGCAAGCGAAGGTTCCAGCTGCTGAGACGGCTGAACCCAGAGcagaaaaggctgaaaatgGCAGCGTGATTGAAACGGCTTCACCTCGGAAAAGAGATGGCGCAACTCCTCAGAAGTTTACTGTAAATGAGGTTATTGAGCAAATTACAGCTGAAACACCCAAGTCGCCTGCGAGGAGGAGGAGTAAGGAAATGTCACCTGGCAAAACTCCAGTGACCAAGaaccaagaagaaaaaacaaaggcatCACCCAGGAATTCAGCTGGAAAAG gAAAAGAAGTGTCCAAAAAACGCAAGAGTGGAGAACTCGGAGAAGACGTGCCCAAACAGCAAGCGAAGAGGAAACGCGTTTCCTTTGGAGGTTACCTGAGCCCAGAGCTGTTTGACAAACGGTTGCCTCCTGACTCTCCATTACGCAAGGGGGCTACCCCACGGAGGAGCTTGTCTCTCTTGAGACCCAAGCAGTCACTGCTTAGACGAGCATCCGTCATCGGCTTGCTAAAA GAGGGCAGCCCACGTGCAAAAAgtcctgcaaaaacaaaaacaccatcaCCTAAGAAATCACCGAGCAAGAAAATGGCTTCTCCTAAGACTCCAACTTCTGGGAAGAAGTCTCCCAAATCCAGATCACCATCACCCAAGGCAGCATCTCCCGCGAAGAAGTCGCCCAAGTCCAGGTCCCCGTCTCCCGCGAAGAAGTCGCCCAAGTCCAGGTCCCCGTCTCCCGCGAAGAAGTCGCCCAAGTCGCCCAAGTCCAGGTCCCCGTCTCCCGCGAAGAAGTCGCCCAAGTCCAGGTCCCCGTCTCCCGCGAAGAAGTCGCCCAAGTCACCCAAGTCCAGGTCCCCGTCTCCTGCAAAGTCGCCCAAGTCCAGGTCCCCGTCTCCCGCGAAGAAGTCGCCCAAGTCCAGGTCCCCGTCTCCCGCGAAGAAGTCGCCCAAGTCACCCAAGTCCAGGTCCCCGTCTCCTGCAAAGTCGCCCAAGTCCAGGTCCCCGTCTCCCGCGAAGAAGTCGCCCAAGTCCAGGTCCCCGTCTCCCGCGAAGAAGTCGCCCAA GTCGCCCAAGTCCAGGTCCCCGTCTCCCGCGAAGAAGTCGCCCAAGTCGCCCAAGTCCAGGTCCCCGTCTCCCGCGAAGAAGTCGCCCAAGTCCAGGTCCCCGTCTCCCGCGAAGAAGTCGCCCAAGTCACCCAAGTCCAGGTCCCCGTCTCCCGCGAAGAAGTCGCCCAAGTCACCCAAGTCCAGGTCCCCGTCTCCCAAAGCAGCTTCTCCTACCAATAAATCACCCAAATCTAGATCTGCTTCTCCTAAAGCAACCGCGAATAAATCACCAAAATCCAAGAGCCCATCTCCTGCAAGAGGAAGATCTCCTCCTAAAGTGGAAACTCCTAAAACCAATGAACAGCAGAAAACTCAACGCAGGGCTTCAGCCCCAGGGCAGATTCCCCACGAGCAAGTTCCTGCTGGAAAAAGAAGGGCAACTGTGGGTTTGCCTGGTACTTCTTTGGAAAGTGTCCCTACTGTCGTCCTTACACCAGCTAAAACTCCCACTAATTCAGGAGTTCAGACCCCCACAGTCAAGGGGCGATTTTCTGTGTCACAAATTAGTACACCCTCTCCAATAGCTGAAGCCGACAAGGTCACTGACCAGGTTCTTTTGCCCACCGTCACCCCTAAAACACACAAGGGAAGGAAAAGCACCTCGCAGAAGACTCCAGGTGCTGCGAAGAGTGCAGTAAAGATGCACAGAAGAAGTGGCATTTCAAGAGCATCTATAAAAG TCTCCAATCCTTGGGCGCACATTGTGAAATTTGGTCAACCTAAGGCTCAAGTTGTTGCTCCACTTAAAAAAACCATTGGCCAAAAGCCTAAGAAGAGAGCAGTGCCCAAACCACAG ACACCTGCCAGAAATCTGAAGGGCTACGTGAGCACTGGACATGCAGACTCGCCCGCCACCATTGTTGTTGGTAGAGCACACAGACAGACCGTTGTGCAGCCAACTGGTGCTGCACCAAGAGTGGTCACCAATGTTGCACTCTTCAAAAAGAACATGAAAATGGATGAAGACTTGACTG GTAtttctgaaatgtttaaaactCCTGTAAACGAAAGGAAGCGGAAGTCTTTAATCGATGATAACAGCGTCACAAAGACACCAGCTGGAGGTCAGAGCGCATCTGTGATGGAGCCATCTGTGCTGAGCACACCAGAGGAACCAG GTGAGATGATAGTATCTCCGCTGAGTGTTACATCTGCAGTAAAAGGCAGAAGATACAACAATGAGGCAGTCCAACGCCTCCTTGATGAAGATCAAGACGCCACCTTCATCGGCCAGATTCAGTCAGAGTCAAGTGAACGGCAGAATGCAGATTTGCAGGTGTCCACTGTAACAACTCCCAAACTGAGGCCAGAATTACCAGATTCTCTGACCGGAGTTAAGAGGATCATGAAAACGCCAAAACAGAAGGCTGAGCCTGTTGAAGATTTGAGAGGGAAGCTGTTGAAAACTCCAAAACAGAAGCCTGAAAAACAGGAGTGCCTCACTGGAGTCAAGAGGATCATGAAGACTCCGAGACAGAAAGCCGAACCTTTAGAGGACATCAGAGGGAATCTTCTGAAGACTCCCAAACAGAAGCCTGAACAGCAAGAGTGCTTCACTGGGGTTAAGAGAATATTTAGAACTCCAAAGGAGAAGGCTGAACCGCTTGAAGACCTTCAAGGGAAGATTCTGAAGACCCCCGAAGTCCCAGAAGCTGGTGATGCCAGTTTGGGTGGTGGTAAGGAGCTTCTGCAGACGCCAGCACAGTTGCAAGAATCTGACGCAAAAGGCATGAAAActccaaaaagctctccagtgGTTCACCTCACTGGAGTCAAGAGAGTGATGAAGACACCTGTGGAGAAAGGTGCTCCTGTCGAAGATGTGGTTGGCGTGAAGAGGCTCATGAGAACTCCCAGACAGAAAGGCGAACCTGTTGAGGCGAATTTCGGGCTCAAGAGACTCATGAAGTCGCCAAGGCTGAGGGGTAATGCTCCAGTGGAGGACTTCGAGGGACTTCAAGAACTTATGGAGGAGCCACTGACTGAGCCCACAGTACAACCAGAGGCAAAGGAG CAGGGTGAAGCTCAGATGTCTCTCGACAGCAGTGCAAACGTGGTAAAAG ATGCCATGGAAACGGTCTCTCAGGCAGATGCAGTACTTCTTGAGGAAGCTGAGGTGAAGACTGCTGTGAATGCAGATCCTGCACATGAGAAGAAATCTGTACGAGGCAGAAGGGCAAAAACGGTGGAATCTAAAGCAGCTGAGGATAAACAGGAAGAGCCTGTAATCCCTGCTCCatccagaggaagaagaggaaagaaaactgAAGCTACAGCACCACCTGCTGTTAGACAGACAAGAGGCAGAAATGCGAAGACAGCTGTTGAGCTGTCAGCAGAAGAGAATCACCTTCCTTCTCCCAAAGTTGCTCCTAAGCCAAAAAGGGGTAGAAGTGCACAGCAGTCTTCTGATGAGCCTGAAgttgctgctgaagctgagcgTGTTCAGAGCCACCCACTTGATGTTGAGGAGAAAGCAAATGAAAGTGCTGTGCCCAAGCGAGGAAGAAGAGCTAAGCAACCCAAAAAGTCACAGCAACGAAATGCAACTGAGGATGTTCCCCAAGATACACCAG ATGCAAATGTAGCCTGCAGTGACCAGCCTGAGGTGTTGCCAGGCAGAGCTGATGAAAACAAATCTGATGCCATGGAAACGGTTGTCCAAGCACGTCAAGCTGAAAGCTTACTTCACGTGCAGACACCAGCTTCAGTTCAGAAGAAATCTGTCCGAGGCAGAAGAGCAAAACAGGCCGAATCTGAAGAACTTGAAGATAAAAAAGAGGCAGCTGAAATTGCTGAAGATCCCATTGTGCCTACTCCAGCgagaggagaaagaagagggaAGAAAATGGAAGCTGTAGCGCCACCTGCAGCTAGACACACAAAAAGAGGCAGAAATGCAAAGTCTCAGGAGAGCACCTCTGAGACCTCCGCTGATGCCAGTGCCCAAGCGTCTCTGATAAACACCAGTCTGTCTGCACTCCAGACAGAAGAAGCTGTTGTTAAGCCAGTCAGAGGGAGGAGAGCAAAACAAACACCTGTTAAGCCAGCTCAACCAGAGCCTGAAACGGTTGAAACAGCAAGTGGGGAACAGAGCCAAGTGGAAAACTCTGAGCCTCAGAAGACCACTCTTCCCACTGCTGGAAAACCACGAAGAGGGAGAAAGGCAAGACAGGATACCGCTGAACAGAATGAGGTGACAGAAGAGGTGGTCAAGCAGGCAGCAGTGGAGACGAATGAGCAGTCTCAGCCTCCAGCCAGAGTAAAGAGGGGCAGAAATGCCAAACAGGATGAAGAAAAGATGAATGAGcctgctaaaaaaataaaactaacaagAAAGTCTGAGGAGGCCCAAACGGAATTAACAGAAGCCCAAACTGTTAAAATGGTCATTTCAGAAACAACAGAACCAGCCCAGATAAGCGAACAGGCCAGTGTGGCCACGAAGCCCAGAAGAGGAGGGCGGAAAGCAAAACAAGACACAGAGAGTGTGGAATCCATTGAGGTCCAAGAGGTCCCTGTTCTCAGCACAGAAAATAAACCCAAACGAGGCAGGAGGGGAAAACCAGCTGCCGAAGAAACTAAAGCCACTGCCGAAAGTCCTGAACACAAGCCGAAGGCTGAGGAGGCGAAAAACGCTGAGCCACTTTCCTCGTCTATGAAAACTAGCAGGTCAAGGGGAGTGAGGGCTTCTGCTAAATGTGAGACTTCACAAGCCATTCCAGCCAAGAGAGCCCGCAGAGGTACAACTGTTTCTCCTGAGGAGGTCAGCACAGAATCCACAGTTTTGGTTTCCGAGCCTGCTCCCACGTCAGTGGAACCAGCAAGAAAGGGAAGACGGGGAGCATTCAAGTCCACAACAGAAGAGCCTACGACGACTACTGATCAGAAGAATCCTGAAGCTGTTGAGAGCAACGCAAAGATGCCCAAAAGATGCGTTAAGTGGAAATCACACTTGGAAGTCTTTGAGATTCCAAAGGCGACACCTGTAAAAGCAGCGCGAGGTAAGAAGTCTAAAGCTGCAGACCAAGTCAACAGTGAAAGCAAAAATGTGTCAAATGATGCCAAcaaaactgaagaggaggatcTCTCAGATAAAGCTGTTGACAGTAGACCTGTTAAGAGAGTCGGACGAGGGGCGAAGACTGCTGCCAAAGTGGAACCTGCAAACAACCCAGAGAAAAACGTTGAAGCCAAAACGCAGCCTAAAACCCGCAGAGGAAGATCAGCAAACAAATAG